One Lachancea thermotolerans CBS 6340 chromosome F complete sequence DNA window includes the following coding sequences:
- the MXR2 gene encoding peptide-methionine (R)-S-oxide reductase (similar to uniprot|P25566 Saccharomyces cerevisiae YCL033C Hypothetical ORF), which produces MIRSTARIFRGFAGTRSIVVSRLIYKRSFSISFVTRMSENWNPNLTTEQLLVLRDKHTERPHTGAYLNNKDTGVYNCANCEAPLYKSETKFDSHCGWPAFYEEVKKGAITYHTDYTMGMKRTEICCANCGGHLGHVFEGEGWKERLGLPVDARHCVNSASLNFKKQ; this is translated from the coding sequence ATGATAAGAAGCACTGCTCGTATATTTCGAGGATTCGCGGGAACCAGAAGTATTGTCGTATCGCGTTTAATTTACAAAAGATCTTTTTCTATCAGCTTTGTAACAAGAATGAGTGAGAACTGGAACCCTAATTTGACCACTGAGCAACTACTTGTTTTGCGGGACAAGCACACCGAGAGGCCACACACTGGAGCCTACCTCAATAACAAAGATACTGGGGTATACAACTGCGCAAACTGCGAGGCGCCCTTGTACAAAAGCGAGACAAAGTTCGACTCTCACTGTGGCTGGCCAGCCTTCTACGAAgaggtcaagaagggcgCCATCACCTACCACACAGATTACACTATGGGTATGAAGCGGACAGAGATATGCTGTGCAAACTGTGGGGGGCATCTAGGGCATGTTTTCGAGGGGGAGGGGTGGAAGGAGCGTTTGGGTCTGCCAGTTGATGCTAGACACTGCGTGAACAGTGCATCACTGAATTTTAAAAAGCAGTGA
- the LSB5 gene encoding Lsb5p (similar to uniprot|P25369 Saccharomyces cerevisiae YCL034W LSB5 Protein of unknown function binds Las17p which is a homolog of human Wiskott-Aldrich Syndrome protein involved in actin patch assembly and actin polymerization), translated as MGFLTDHPHTAVTDTIERVCSSEQFTLEVELASLIQQIRAGKSDYENGNNQIEAARCLRKKLKYGNRLQQARALELMNLFVSQRIKFPEMYNDAKLLDRLRVIAMQSGTDGSGQRYHPRIIKKCVAYILGWSAFLDEQGPSRSYEGLDALARKVKSKYTTKPAGSRRRKGFMSDKADASIMSADDRYGIPHIDMTKEAPKIRLLISDSLATAVSLKNTLMTLPRTVNSTDDEEATARFVQARAMRRKVLRYLQLVTEGEFLGSLLHANEELVASLSAYDELSGNLFEEESLLSENDDDEDDDEVSYLSSALSTQPERCDSNDPFGDQNRI; from the coding sequence ATGGGATTTCTCACTGACCATCCTCACACAGCAGTCACAGACACAATTGAACGGGTATGCTCATCGGAGCAGTTTACGCTGGAGGTTGAGCTGGCCTCGCTGATCCAGCAGATCCGGGCCGGTAAAAGTGATTATGAAAACGGCAACAATCAGATTGAAGCCGCGCGGTGTctgcgcaagaagctcaagtaCGGTAACCGCTTGCAACAAGCGCGGGCTCTGGAattgatgaacttgtttGTGTCGCAGCGGATCAAGTTCCCCGAGATGTACAATGACGCTAAGCTCCTCGACCGGCTGCGGGTAATTGCCATGCAGAGTGGTACAGACGGTTCAGGTCAGCGGTACCACCCTCGTATCATCAAAAAATGTGTGGCGTACATTCTGGGGTGGAGCGCATTTCTTGACGAGCAGGGCCCTAGCCGCAGCTACGAAGGGCTGGACGCACTGGCGCGCAAGGTCAAATCTAAGTACACGACCAAGCCAGCTGGCAGCCGGAGGCGCAAAGGATTCATGAGTGACAAGGCGGACGCCTCAATTATGTCTGCCGACGACCGCTATGGCATTCCTCACATCGATATGACTAAGGAAGCTCCCAAAATCCGGCTCCTAATCAGCGATTCGCTAGCCACTGCCGTCTCGCTCAAGAACACGTTGATGACGCTTCCTAGAACTGTGAACAGCACtgacgacgaagaggcAACCGCTAGGTTCGTTCAGGCCCGCGCCATGCGCCGCAAGGTTTTACGCTACCTGCAGCTTGTTACCGAAGGTGAATTCTTGGGAAGCCTGCTCCATGCCAACGAGGAGCTTGTTGCCTCATTATCTGCTTACGATGAGCTCAGCGGAAACttgtttgaagaagaatctCTTTTGTCAGAGaacgatgacgacgaagatgatgatgaggtATCCTACTTATCTTCTGCTTTGTCTACGCAACCGGAGCGCTGCGACTCTAACGACCCGTTCGGAGATCAGAATCGCATCTGA
- the SDH7 gene encoding Sdh7p (some similarities with uniprot|Q02562 Saccharomyces cerevisiae YDR511W ACN9 Protein of the mitochondrial intermembrane space required for acetate utilization and gluconeogenesis has orthologs in higher eukaryotes) — translation MVKATFNLKVHASMAVARARRSSRQHIPLLPPLQLYRRILREHQNLPAPQRELGDQYVKNEFKLHKDTSNPLHIVGFLASWQDYLHIISKGEWQEGTMSSEVIDKMSPDQVNQLYTLMKEVEGLHNEKPE, via the coding sequence ATGGTGAAGGCTACGTTCAACCTCAAAGTACATGCATCTATGGCCGTTGCGCGGGCGCGGAGATCTAGCCGCCAGCATATCCCCTTGCTTCCCCCGCTACAGCTTTACAGACGCATCCTTCGGGAGCATCAGAACCTTCCAGCTCCCCAAAGGGAACTCGGAGATCAATATGTGAAGAACGAGTTCAAGCTTCATAAGGACACATCGAACCCGCTCCACATCGTTGGATTCTTGGCCAGTTGGCAAGACTATCTGCACATAATATCCAAAGGTGAATGGCAAGAGGGCACTATGTCGTCAGAGGTGATAGACAAGATGTCGCCCGACCAAGTTAACCAGCTTTACACTCTCATGAAGGAGGTTGAAGGACTCCATAATGAGAAACCAGAATGA
- the GRX1 gene encoding dithiol glutaredoxin GRX1 (similar to uniprot|P25373 Saccharomyces cerevisiae YCL035C GRX1 and similar to uniprot|P17695 Saccharomyces cerevisiae YDR513w TTR1): MEYSRTLTLVALVFTLFIIRRFFGSGFSKMASPQTVQHVRSLIKDNKIFVAAKTYCPYCNATLKLLFQDKKLRKDQVLLLQLDTMKEGSEIQEALTEISGQRTVPNIYILGEHIGGNSDLQALEASGKLDELLEKALA; encoded by the coding sequence ATGGAATACTCAAGGACATTAACACTTGTCGCTTTAGTATTCACATTGTTTATCATCCGCAGATTCTTTGGCTCTGGATTCAGCAAAATGGCTTCTCCACAAACTGTTCAACATGTGCGCTCCTTGATCAAGGACAACAAAATATTCGTTGCAGCTAAGACCTACTGTCCTTACTGTAACGCCACTCTAAAGCTCCTGTTCCAGGACAAAAAGCTACGCAAGGACCAGGTTCTTTTGCTGCAGCTTGACACCATGAAGGAGGGCTCCGAGATTCAAGAGGCTTTGACCGAAATCAGCGGTCAGAGAACTGTTCCTAACATCTACATCTTGGGCGAGCACATTGGTGGTAACAGTGACCTGCAAGCTTTGGAGGCCAGCGGCAAGCTAGACGAGCTGTTAGAGAAGGCTTTGGCTTAA
- the EMI1 gene encoding Emi1p (some similarities with uniprot|Q04406 Saccharomyces cerevisiae YDR512C EMI1 Non-essential protein of unknown function required for transcriptional induction of the early meiotic-specific transcription factor IME1 also required for sporulation), with amino-acid sequence MSTKYPSTMSCTEAFDQLSACYSVGGQFRNYYRYGEFNACTRQLEKFKFCVLHGTDPVKIQQWYRDQAKFNAMHRGSSDEIWEER; translated from the coding sequence ATGTCTACGAAGTATCCTAGTACGATGAGCTGCACTGAGGCCTTTGACCAGCTGAGCGCCTGTTATTCAGTAGGGGGCCAATTCCGCAACTACTATCGCTATGGTGAATTCAATGCATGCACCCGGCAGctagaaaagttcaagttctgtGTGCTTCATGGAACGGACCCTGTCAAGATCCAGCAGTGGTATCGCGACCAAGCCAAGTTCAACGCTATGCACAGAGGCTCTTCAGATGAAATATGGGAGGAGCGCTGA
- the STE50 gene encoding Ste50p (similar to uniprot|P25344 Saccharomyces cerevisiae YCL032W STE50 Protein involved in mating response invasive/filamentous growth and osmotolerance acts as an adaptor that links G protein-associated Cdc42p-Ste20p complex to the effector Ste11p to modulate signal transduction), whose protein sequence is MSTNASAVEANMNEEVLNWGIDEVSIWCAQKLALDGGRRDKFQANLKEHGIDGQVLLDLELEDCKQLTDNDSSLAVQLKLEVNRLRAQKQTQEDEILAVLTQLYSTVSEKLQDFQSQYARLRLDVLEVVKKDPHASFPPIQLNTQHQQPQHDYFEGQKIVTPGSSNNTFVRQAPARSHSNSTSQQTLGIGGSTTSTPGVAPQQTPSGGSGTEPLKHMRASKEDSCERVLKSAMKRHNLSEQDWRQYVLVICYGDQERILELDEKPVLMFKNLKQQGLHPAIMLRQRGDFEEVGGGLTPGGRL, encoded by the coding sequence ATGAGTACCAATGCAAGTGCTGTTGAGGCCAACAtgaatgaagaagttctaAATTGGGGTATTGATGAGGTTTCCATCTGGTGCGCACAGAAGCTGGCGTTAGATGGCGGGCGGCGCGACAAGTTTCAAGCAAACCTAAAAGAACACGGCATTGACGGTCAAGTTTTATTAGATCTTGAGCTAGAGGACTGCAAGCAATTAACAGACAACGATAGCAGTCTCGCAGTGCagctgaagctggaagTAAATAGACTGCGCGCTCAGAAACAGACTCAAGAAGACGAAATTTTAGCGGTCCTCACACAGCTGTATTCTACCGTGAGTGAGAAGCTACAGGACTTTCAAAGCCAGTACGCACGTCTGAGGCTTGATGTGCTGGAGGTTGTCAAAAAAGATCCCCACGCTAGCTTTCCGCCCATCCAACTCAATACCCAGCATCAACAGCCACAGCACGACTACTTTGAGGGCCAAAAGATTGTTACGCCTGGCTCTTCAAACAACACATTTGTGCGGCAAGCCCCTGCCCGGTCTCATTCAAACAGTACCTCACAACAAACCCTCGGTATAGGGGGAAGCACAACGTCCACTCCCGGCGTAGCGCCGCAGCAGACCCCCTCAGGAGGCTCTGGAACAGAGCCTCTAAAACATATGAGAGCTTCTAAGGAAGACTCCTGTGAAAGAGTCTTAAAAAGCGCCATGAAACGCCATAACTTAAGCGAGCAGGACTGGCGTCAGTATGTTCTCGTGATCTGTTATGGGGACCAAGAACGGATTTTGGAATTGGACGAAAAGCCAGTTCTCatgttcaaaaatctcaaacAGCAGGGTCTTCATCCTGCAATCATGCTGAGACAACGCggagattttgaagaggttgGGGGCGGGCTAACGCCCGGCGGGAGGCTGTAA
- the RRP7 gene encoding Rrp7p (similar to uniprot|P25368 Saccharomyces cerevisiae YCL031C RRP7 involved in rRNA processing) — protein MKRRVNWSTRSLNNARYTEPQPTYKMSARVDSMKNGFLVIPFKLPQSQKLEEHSEEACHYMFIKKHQSKSELEQNCLFLVNLPLLTHLENLKQGFGSIMSQYGSVAHVAQLLHHDEFGLSEVDLSSLTSDLMSTGDAEEKRYTPRNTALLQFVDAASVDNAWSALRKYSQERKQSKIVTWNFDSPSMATFINFYKPLDLDYLKEDVYSHMALFEQREQQAQEQAQSSIVDEDGFTLVVGKNTKNLNSIRKKILNKNPLLKHEKIVKPPTMVDKKAKQDFYRFQIRERKKQEISELLKKFKQDQEKIKEMKSKRKFNPYA, from the coding sequence ATGAAGCGAAGAGTGAATTGGTCAACTAGAAGCTTGAACAACGCGCGCTATACAGAACCTCAACCAACTTATAAGATGAGTGCGCGGGTGGATAGCATGAAAAATGGATTTTTAGTGATCCCTTTCAAGCTACCGCAGTCGCAGAAACTGGAAGAGCATTCCGAGGAAGCGTGTCACTACATGTTTATTAAAAAACATCAATCAAAGAGCGAACTGGAGCAGAACTGCCTCTTTTTAGTGAATCTTCCTCTGTTGACTCATctagaaaacttgaagcagGGTTTTGGAAGTATTATGTCACAATACGGTTCCGTTGCACATGTCGCACAGCTGCTACACCATGACGAGTTTGGGCTGAGTGAGGTCGATCTTTCGAGCCTCACTTCTGATTTAATGTCAACCGgtgatgctgaagaaaaaaggtATACACCCCGCAACACTGCGCTTTTGCAATTCGTGGACGCAGCCAGTGTCGATAACGCGTGGAGCGCCCTTCGCAAATACTCGCAAGAGCGTAAGCAAAGTAAAATTGTTACATGGAACTTTGATTCTCCCTCGATGGCTACCTTCATAAATTTCTACAAACCGCTGGATCTGGACTACCTGAAGGAGGATGTTTACTCACACATGGCATTGTTCGAGCAGCGCGAACAGCaggctcaagaacaagcacAGTCATCGATTGTTGATGAGGATGGGTTCACACTGGTAGTGGGCAAGAACACCAAGAACCTAAATTCGATTAGAAAGAAGattctcaacaagaacCCGCTATTGAAGCATGAGAAGATAGTCAAACCACCTACAATGGTCGATAAAAAGGCTAAGCAAGACTTCTACAGGTTCCAAATTAGAGAGCGTAAGAAGCAGGAGATTAGCGAGCTcctgaaaaagttcaaacaagatcaagagaAGATCAAAGAGATGAAATCCAAGAGGAAGTTCAACCCTTACGCTTAA